Proteins from a single region of Bdellovibrio svalbardensis:
- the uvrC gene encoding excinuclease ABC subunit UvrC: MASSKFEEVRDKVKEFPTQSGVYLMKGPADKIIYIGKAKNLRNRVRSYFTDSKDHSPKTRLLVSHILEVEYILTKTEVEAFLLEASLIKKHRPKYNIRLRDDKSYPYIRFSWGDDFPRLYLARKVKKDGSLYFGPYTSGFAVQGTIKFLNRTFKIRDCTDPMFKTRTRPCMTYQIGRCTAPCVKYVTQDEYRGEVEGAKLFLKGQNRKVLKTMKEKMMGAAEEEKFEVAARLRDSIEAIKSILQKQAVINDTTEKDQDAVGFFGDERGCLIETVHVRAGRVIGTRPHYLPHFDPNDPTEDAREWMVDFLNQYYEDNFIPDDVLLPVDIGSDLSKLMEEVLKERSDNKVAVRFATDERGRNLVEMANENAKAHFLKYVSKSEEKMRGLEEIKEKLSLPEIPRRIECYDISTFQGAETVASQVVFEEGVPAKEHYRRYKIRTVEGINDFASMYEVLSRRFKHTEYEDPQLIVIDGGKGQLSQAMKILEEIGRKDIPVVGLAKARTESDFQKAEVESTDERFFLPGRQNPVIFKNNAEALYILSGIRDEAHRFAITYHRKLREGTSLESELDYVVGLGEKRKKVLLTQYNSIDEIRMAEPADIAKLKGFNRVLAERIILQLNDSEEEEIEAE, from the coding sequence ATGGCCTCAAGTAAATTTGAAGAAGTCCGCGACAAGGTAAAAGAATTCCCCACTCAGAGTGGGGTGTACCTCATGAAGGGGCCCGCGGATAAAATCATTTACATTGGTAAGGCAAAGAATCTGCGCAATCGTGTACGCAGTTATTTTACAGACAGTAAAGACCATTCTCCGAAGACCCGTTTGTTGGTCTCTCATATCCTTGAAGTTGAATATATTTTAACTAAAACCGAGGTGGAAGCCTTCCTGCTGGAAGCTTCATTGATTAAAAAACACCGCCCGAAATACAATATTCGACTGCGCGATGATAAGTCCTATCCCTATATTCGCTTTAGTTGGGGGGATGATTTCCCTCGGTTGTATCTGGCTCGAAAAGTTAAGAAAGACGGATCTCTTTATTTTGGTCCTTACACCTCAGGCTTTGCGGTGCAGGGGACAATCAAGTTTCTAAATAGAACCTTCAAGATTCGTGATTGCACCGATCCCATGTTTAAGACTCGCACACGACCGTGCATGACTTATCAAATCGGTCGATGTACGGCGCCTTGTGTGAAATATGTGACCCAAGATGAATATCGCGGGGAAGTCGAGGGCGCGAAGCTTTTCCTAAAGGGGCAGAACCGCAAGGTTTTAAAAACCATGAAAGAAAAGATGATGGGCGCTGCTGAAGAAGAAAAGTTCGAGGTGGCCGCGCGCCTGCGTGACTCCATCGAGGCCATAAAATCTATTTTGCAAAAACAAGCCGTGATCAATGACACCACAGAGAAAGACCAAGATGCCGTGGGTTTCTTTGGCGATGAGCGGGGGTGTTTGATTGAGACTGTCCACGTTCGGGCTGGGCGAGTGATCGGGACGCGTCCTCACTATCTGCCGCATTTTGATCCCAATGATCCCACAGAGGATGCACGGGAGTGGATGGTGGACTTCCTGAATCAATACTATGAAGACAACTTTATTCCCGATGATGTATTGCTTCCGGTGGATATCGGTTCGGATTTGTCTAAATTGATGGAAGAGGTTTTGAAAGAGCGCTCTGACAATAAGGTGGCGGTACGCTTTGCCACCGATGAGCGCGGGCGCAACTTGGTGGAAATGGCCAATGAAAACGCCAAAGCTCACTTCCTGAAATACGTTTCTAAATCAGAAGAGAAAATGCGTGGTCTGGAGGAGATCAAAGAGAAGTTGTCTTTGCCGGAAATTCCCCGTCGCATTGAGTGTTACGATATTTCTACTTTCCAAGGAGCGGAAACAGTCGCTTCGCAAGTGGTGTTTGAGGAAGGGGTTCCCGCAAAGGAACACTATCGTCGTTATAAAATCAGAACCGTGGAAGGTATCAATGACTTTGCCTCTATGTACGAAGTTCTATCAAGACGCTTTAAGCACACCGAGTATGAAGATCCGCAATTGATTGTGATTGACGGTGGTAAAGGGCAGTTATCTCAGGCCATGAAGATCCTCGAGGAAATTGGTCGCAAAGACATCCCTGTGGTTGGCTTGGCGAAGGCAAGAACGGAAAGCGACTTCCAAAAGGCAGAAGTGGAATCAACCGACGAGCGATTCTTCCTGCCAGGTCGTCAAAACCCGGTGATCTTTAAAAATAACGCCGAGGCTTTGTATATCTTATCGGGCATTCGCGACGAAGCCCATCGTTTTGCGATTACCTACCATCGCAAGCTCCGCGAAGGGACATCATTAGAGAGTGAGTTGGATTACGTTGTCGGCTTGGGTGAAAAAAGAAAGAAAGTTCTTTTGACTCAGTACAACTCTATTGATGA